Proteins from a genomic interval of Candidatus Rubidus massiliensis:
- a CDS encoding Phd_YefM, which yields MMQTISAEVAKEQLGKLIETIISERQHYRITSSEGEVVMLPAETYDNLLVTLELLSTPGLMENVGDVNEHDFEEIISGHFPN from the coding sequence ATGATGCAAACAATTTCAGCAGAGGTTGCGAAAGAGCAGTTAGGGAAACTTATTGAAACAATTATTTCAGAGCGTCAACATTATAGAATTACTTCTAGTGAAGGGGAAGTAGTCATGCTTCCAGCCGAGACATACGATAATCTTCTTGTTACCTTAGAATTACTTTCAACTCCTGGTTTAATGGAAAATGTGGGCGATGTAAATGAACACGATTTTGAAGAAATTATAAGTGGCCATTTTCCAAACTAA
- the pncB2 gene encoding Nicotinate phosphoribosyltransferase pncB2: MPSSLCMHSSLALLTDLYQLTMCYGYWKAGLEKKEAVFHLFFRKLPFQGGFAVASGLEAVIEFLQKFNFSEDDLRYLSQLKTADGKKLFDKKFLDYLKNLTFSCDLHAIPEGTIVFPYEPLLRIQGPLIECQILESILLNLVNFPSLIATKAARVFLSAKGDPVIEFGMRRAQGIDGALTASRSAYIGGCEATSNVLAGKIFNIPVRGTHSHSWVMAFDDELESFQTYAKNLSSNCVFLVDTYDSIEGVKKAIEVGKWLKTKNKKLLGIRLDSGDLADISIRSRELLDQAGFNDTFIMASNELDEEIISELKKQGAQIHVWGVGTSLATGKSQSSFDGVYKLSAIRDQNQNWKYKLKLSEQLQKVSNPGILQVKRFFSEKGNIADLIYDVHLGCKNSGYMIDPIDLTKKKQLKKETTSVDLLVPIFIKGKLVYKLPTLQDIRQHTIDGLRQFPFGVKRLLNPHQYFVGMEKNLHDLKIDLIQSIRSQTSDVYLSTE; the protein is encoded by the coding sequence ATGCCTTCCTCACTTTGTATGCATAGTTCTTTAGCCTTACTAACAGATTTGTATCAACTTACTATGTGTTACGGTTATTGGAAAGCCGGCCTTGAAAAAAAAGAAGCTGTGTTCCATCTTTTTTTTAGGAAATTGCCATTTCAAGGAGGGTTCGCCGTTGCTTCGGGCTTAGAAGCAGTCATTGAATTTTTACAAAAATTTAACTTTTCTGAAGATGATTTGCGATATTTATCTCAATTAAAAACAGCAGACGGAAAAAAGCTATTTGATAAGAAATTCCTCGATTACTTGAAAAATTTGACTTTTAGCTGCGATCTTCACGCCATCCCAGAAGGAACCATTGTTTTTCCTTATGAACCACTTTTACGCATCCAAGGACCTTTAATAGAATGTCAAATTTTAGAAAGTATTTTACTTAATTTAGTGAATTTCCCCTCATTAATAGCAACAAAAGCGGCAAGAGTTTTTTTATCTGCAAAAGGGGATCCAGTGATTGAATTTGGAATGAGGAGAGCGCAAGGGATCGACGGGGCTTTAACAGCTTCTCGTTCAGCTTACATCGGAGGGTGTGAAGCCACCTCAAATGTTTTGGCAGGCAAAATATTTAATATCCCTGTAAGAGGAACTCATTCTCACAGTTGGGTGATGGCATTTGACGATGAGTTGGAATCATTTCAAACGTATGCCAAAAATTTATCCTCTAATTGTGTTTTTTTAGTAGATACCTATGATTCTATTGAGGGTGTGAAAAAGGCTATTGAAGTTGGTAAGTGGTTAAAGACAAAAAACAAAAAACTCCTTGGAATACGCTTAGATTCAGGTGATTTAGCTGATATTAGTATTAGAAGTCGAGAATTATTAGATCAAGCAGGTTTTAACGACACTTTTATAATGGCTAGCAATGAATTAGATGAAGAAATCATTAGCGAATTAAAAAAACAAGGAGCTCAAATTCATGTTTGGGGGGTTGGGACAAGTTTAGCAACTGGCAAAAGTCAATCTTCTTTTGATGGTGTATACAAATTGTCTGCCATTAGAGACCAAAATCAAAATTGGAAATATAAACTAAAGCTTTCAGAACAATTACAAAAGGTGTCAAATCCTGGAATTTTGCAAGTCAAACGGTTTTTTTCTGAAAAAGGAAACATAGCAGATTTGATTTATGATGTGCATTTAGGATGTAAAAATTCAGGTTACATGATTGATCCGATCGATCTGACTAAGAAAAAACAATTAAAAAAAGAAACCACAAGTGTTGATTTGCTTGTGCCAATTTTTATAAAGGGTAAGCTTGTTTATAAACTGCCGACTTTACAAGATATCAGGCAACATACAATCGATGGATTGCGCCAATTCCCGTTTGGTGTCAAACGTTTGTTAAATCCCCATCAGTACTTCGTTGGAATGGAAAAAAATCTCCATGATTTAAAAATCGACTTAATTCAATCGATTCGAAGTCAAACCTCGGATGTTTATTTATCTACTGAATAA
- a CDS encoding Prolyl oligopeptidase family protein translates to MSKFSLIFLLPLLLLKLNDVSASIELRPMSYEDIVAIDKPKLATVSSQGRIAFVIQKANKDKNFNSEIAYIYDAEKQVSQKIWEMDKIDQLVWKQDILYALGKKEDQYQILSLANQPLTLLSVPSPITAFVVDSLRSQIYYTQTKYLPEATVQKSKEEGYVYRWGKEHSLYVMGERRYGYPDVEEILSFDMSTGQSHHVTELPYKDWHLHDFLISDLQISEDGKDLAILANRTGHPELGESVGCREIWIWNVERQSLDKVERTAKTISNPLKIGNKTISFQKVDHNDLINAYVSEDVNNPPQVVVQKKDSEEVFHLTSLNKHLDFVSRGLVEPVTIATGDKLSVKGYLVHPVNKEEGKRYPLIIATYGFRGKSFIADAEWHSSFPAQVLANEGYFVLLMNHCGLAQNLVGNSNQAREIEGWNVLKVFERAVDVLNEKGLINPNQVGLYGWSHGAFIVQFIISHSKKFQAVCLGEGGDYGPSFFFLAGTDYAAKICDNIYGGPPWGETLKNYIEFSTLFNVQQIETPVLMEFVGGFTGVGALELYVPLRYLKIPAELVLYDGEEHNFVKPKARIASMARKVDWFNFWLLGKENFDKPEQNARWNEMKTIR, encoded by the coding sequence ATGTCTAAATTCTCTTTGATATTTCTTCTTCCTCTTTTACTCTTAAAACTCAATGATGTATCAGCCTCAATAGAGTTGAGGCCGATGAGTTATGAGGATATTGTAGCCATAGATAAACCTAAATTGGCTACAGTTTCTTCCCAAGGCAGAATAGCTTTTGTAATTCAAAAAGCGAATAAAGATAAAAATTTTAATTCAGAAATAGCCTATATCTATGATGCTGAGAAGCAAGTTTCCCAAAAAATCTGGGAAATGGATAAAATTGATCAGCTAGTCTGGAAACAAGATATTCTTTATGCCTTAGGAAAAAAGGAGGATCAATATCAAATTCTTTCATTAGCAAATCAACCTTTGACTCTACTTTCAGTCCCTTCTCCTATAACAGCCTTTGTTGTGGATTCATTACGATCACAAATCTACTACACCCAAACAAAATATCTTCCAGAAGCTACGGTACAAAAATCAAAAGAAGAAGGATATGTTTATCGTTGGGGAAAGGAACATAGCTTATACGTTATGGGAGAAAGGCGATATGGATATCCAGATGTAGAAGAAATTTTGTCTTTTGATATGTCAACAGGACAATCCCATCATGTAACAGAACTACCTTATAAAGATTGGCATTTACATGATTTTTTAATCAGTGATTTGCAAATCTCTGAAGATGGAAAAGACCTTGCTATCCTAGCAAACAGAACAGGTCATCCAGAATTGGGAGAATCAGTAGGATGTCGTGAAATTTGGATCTGGAATGTAGAACGTCAAAGTCTTGATAAGGTTGAACGCACAGCTAAAACCATAAGTAATCCTCTCAAAATTGGTAATAAAACAATCTCTTTTCAGAAAGTGGATCACAATGACCTGATAAATGCTTATGTATCAGAAGATGTTAATAATCCTCCTCAGGTGGTTGTTCAGAAAAAAGATTCAGAAGAAGTTTTTCATCTTACTTCTCTAAACAAACATCTCGATTTTGTTTCTCGGGGGTTAGTGGAACCTGTGACAATCGCTACAGGCGATAAATTATCGGTAAAAGGATACCTTGTTCACCCAGTGAATAAAGAAGAAGGAAAACGATATCCTCTGATTATTGCAACCTATGGATTTAGAGGGAAAAGTTTTATTGCCGATGCTGAATGGCATTCCTCTTTTCCTGCTCAAGTATTAGCCAATGAGGGATACTTTGTTTTATTAATGAATCACTGTGGCTTAGCCCAAAATTTAGTCGGTAATTCTAACCAAGCAAGAGAAATTGAGGGGTGGAATGTTCTTAAAGTGTTTGAACGAGCTGTGGATGTATTGAATGAAAAAGGGTTGATCAATCCCAATCAAGTAGGCCTCTATGGATGGAGTCATGGTGCTTTTATAGTACAATTCATTATTTCACACTCAAAAAAGTTTCAAGCAGTTTGTCTAGGAGAAGGGGGCGATTATGGCCCGAGCTTTTTTTTCTTAGCAGGAACAGATTATGCAGCAAAAATTTGCGATAATATTTATGGAGGTCCTCCTTGGGGAGAGACACTTAAAAATTATATTGAATTTTCAACCTTGTTCAATGTTCAACAAATTGAGACCCCTGTTCTAATGGAATTTGTAGGAGGATTTACTGGTGTGGGTGCATTAGAATTATATGTCCCCTTGCGTTATCTCAAAATTCCTGCCGAGCTCGTGCTTTATGATGGAGAAGAGCATAATTTTGTAAAACCCAAAGCTCGGATTGCTTCTATGGCTCGCAAAGTGGACTGGTTTAATTTCTGGCTACTCGGTAAGGAAAATTTTGACAAGCCAGAGCAAAATGCTCGATGGAATGAGATGAAAACAATCCGTTAA
- the fosA gene encoding Glutathione transferase FosA, whose translation MLTCINHITLAVKDVHSSFAFYKDLLQLTPLCKWDKGAYFLIGEFWFCLNQDEKRIANPCYTHYAFSVSDEHFELLSQKIISNDIKIFKEHLT comes from the coding sequence ATGCTCACATGTATCAATCATATCACATTAGCTGTAAAAGATGTCCACTCTTCATTTGCATTCTATAAAGATTTGTTGCAGCTTACGCCATTGTGCAAATGGGATAAGGGCGCCTATTTTTTAATAGGAGAGTTTTGGTTTTGCCTGAATCAGGATGAAAAACGGATTGCAAATCCTTGTTACACTCATTATGCTTTCAGTGTAAGTGATGAACATTTTGAGTTGCTGAGTCAGAAAATTATCAGTAATGATATCAAAATATTTAAAGAACATCTCACCTAG
- a CDS encoding Acetyltransferase (GNAT) family protein — MYDFMTITLEKATKEDAETLHALQIKCFLPLLDKYKDHDTNPACETIDKTLIRITDPLKGFYKILKDSILVGGIAVKHTNPETLFLGPIFIDSEFQNQKIAQKALKLIEDVFPTIDFFELATIAEEKRNVYLYEKMGYIATGENKKISDSRIISFFRKKVIRS, encoded by the coding sequence ATGTACGATTTTATGACCATTACCTTAGAAAAAGCTACGAAAGAAGATGCTGAAACGCTACATGCTTTGCAAATTAAATGTTTTTTACCCCTTTTGGACAAATACAAAGATCATGACACTAATCCTGCCTGTGAGACTATAGATAAAACTCTCATAAGAATAACTGATCCGTTAAAAGGTTTTTATAAAATTTTAAAGGATAGCATTTTGGTTGGGGGAATTGCTGTTAAGCATACAAATCCTGAAACTCTATTTTTGGGACCCATTTTTATTGATTCTGAATTTCAAAATCAAAAGATTGCTCAAAAGGCTTTAAAGCTTATCGAAGATGTGTTCCCAACAATAGATTTCTTTGAATTAGCTACAATCGCTGAAGAAAAACGCAATGTCTACCTTTATGAGAAAATGGGCTATATTGCTACAGGAGAAAATAAAAAAATAAGCGACTCGAGGATCATTTCCTTTTTTAGAAAAAAAGTGATACGCTCTTAG
- a CDS encoding nicotinamidase/pyrazinamidase, translating to MTALLIVDVQNDFLEGGALGIKDSFSIIPIINALTLKPFTTIIATKDFHPLNHCSFATTHQKKVGETITIEEHEQILWPMHCVQGTKGSELNSQLLLKPIKHIVYKGTDPLIDSYSAFFDNNHVKETILNKLLQNYSIKKLFLVGLATDYCVKFTALDALELGFTVYIIQEGCKGVNLDPDDESKALQFLKEKGAFIITSSDVDHLLKS from the coding sequence ATGACAGCACTATTAATTGTTGATGTTCAAAATGATTTTTTAGAAGGGGGAGCTTTAGGTATAAAAGATAGTTTTTCCATTATTCCCATTATCAATGCTCTAACTTTAAAACCTTTTACAACCATTATTGCCACAAAAGACTTCCATCCCCTAAATCATTGTAGTTTTGCTACCACACATCAAAAGAAAGTAGGGGAAACAATCACGATCGAAGAGCACGAACAAATTTTGTGGCCCATGCATTGTGTTCAAGGGACAAAAGGCAGTGAGCTAAATTCACAATTACTTCTCAAACCTATTAAGCATATTGTTTATAAAGGAACAGATCCCCTAATTGATAGTTACAGCGCATTTTTTGATAATAATCACGTAAAAGAGACCATTTTAAATAAACTGTTACAAAATTATTCTATTAAAAAGCTTTTTCTGGTTGGTTTAGCAACAGATTATTGCGTTAAATTTACGGCCTTAGATGCATTAGAACTAGGGTTTACGGTTTACATTATTCAAGAAGGATGTAAAGGGGTGAACTTAGATCCAGATGATGAATCAAAAGCTCTTCAATTTTTAAAAGAAAAAGGGGCTTTTATCATTACATCTTCAGATGTTGATCATTTACTTAAATCATAA
- the ileS gene encoding Isoleucine--tRNA ligase, which translates to MFDALPSESFDERELRILNFWNENNIFQKSLELTSNLTHYTFYDGPPFATGLPHYGHLLAGTIKDVVPRYKTMKGFHVPRRFGWDCHGLPVEQEIEKAFQLSGAPEIEKFGIANFNEECRKIVLRYTSEWKDIVKRMGRWVDFDQTYRTMDLTFMESVWWVFKQLYEKGLVYEGFKVMPFSPKLGTPLSNFEAGENYKEVDDPAITVAFSLRSNPNTSLLAWTTTPWTLVSNLAIMAGSDIDYVEIQDNQTKKNYILSQSNLFKYFKDDTEFTVIRHWKGSELEGLEYEPLFPYFKDLASDGAFKVILDPNVSLEEGTGLVHCAPAFGELDFYACQRANVPLVCPVDNNGKFTNEIPEYTGLFVKDADKDIIKRLKQANHLFHQSTIHHRYPFCWRSDVPLIYKAVTTWFVSVEKIKPALLEANNKTSWTPKHIKQGRFGKWLEGARDWAISRNRYWGTPIPIWRADDGEVVVIGSLNELEKLTGKKADDLHRHFIDGLTFEKDGKTFRRISEVFDCWFESGSMPYAQNHYPFENESFFNQNFPADFIAEGLDQTRGWFYTLMILSTALFNQPAFKNVIVNGIVLASDGSKMSKRLRNYPDPMVVVKKYGADAIRLYMMHSPAVKAEDLCFSEAGVEVTMRQVLIPMWNAYSFFVTYARIYKWQPKQSPSFPNNILDQWILSLLNKLVKDVEEGLDDYDLSRAVDPFVSFIEQLTNWYIRRSRRRFWNEEDSPDRQEAFETLYKVLIDLTKIAAPFIPFISEAIYQNLKSEFMPDSVHLCSFPVYDLKARNEILEQEMSAVQMTVSMGHALRKDNKLKVRQPLSKAYIVTADLEAQQLLKAHQMLISDELNVKEIDFVNDESKFVMLKAKPNFRVLGKKVGKWMKQAQETISGFSQIELGQLMSGNNVIIHLGGEEFTLTPEDVQVERIVHEGLVAANQGNITIALETMLNEDLILEGLARELVNKLNSMRRDANLAVTDRIRVTIDATEKTIKAYELHKSYINQEILAVEVIFSPNDGFEWDLNGEKTTMAIVKA; encoded by the coding sequence ATGTTTGATGCTCTCCCAAGCGAATCCTTTGACGAACGGGAATTGCGTATCTTAAATTTTTGGAATGAAAATAATATTTTCCAAAAATCATTAGAACTTACCTCCAATTTAACACACTACACCTTTTATGATGGGCCCCCCTTTGCGACAGGACTTCCTCATTATGGGCATCTTTTAGCTGGTACCATTAAAGATGTAGTCCCACGTTATAAAACAATGAAGGGATTTCACGTACCACGAAGATTTGGATGGGATTGTCACGGTTTGCCGGTAGAGCAAGAAATTGAAAAAGCTTTTCAATTGTCTGGAGCGCCTGAAATTGAAAAATTTGGAATAGCTAACTTTAATGAAGAATGTCGCAAAATCGTTCTTCGTTATACCAGTGAATGGAAAGATATCGTAAAGCGTATGGGAAGATGGGTGGATTTTGACCAAACATATCGCACCATGGATCTTACCTTTATGGAATCAGTATGGTGGGTGTTTAAACAACTATACGAAAAAGGATTGGTGTATGAAGGCTTTAAAGTTATGCCTTTTTCTCCAAAACTTGGAACCCCATTATCCAATTTTGAAGCTGGGGAAAATTATAAAGAGGTTGACGATCCGGCCATCACAGTGGCTTTCTCTTTACGCTCAAATCCAAATACTTCTTTACTTGCTTGGACCACAACTCCTTGGACGCTCGTTTCAAATTTAGCTATCATGGCAGGCTCAGACATTGATTATGTTGAAATTCAGGATAATCAAACAAAGAAGAATTATATATTAAGCCAATCTAATCTCTTTAAATATTTTAAAGACGATACTGAATTTACTGTAATTAGGCATTGGAAAGGTAGTGAACTTGAAGGGCTTGAGTATGAGCCATTGTTCCCATATTTTAAGGATTTAGCATCAGACGGGGCATTTAAAGTTATTTTAGATCCTAACGTTTCCTTAGAAGAAGGAACTGGTTTAGTTCATTGCGCTCCAGCTTTTGGTGAGCTTGACTTTTATGCTTGTCAAAGGGCAAACGTGCCTCTTGTTTGTCCAGTTGATAATAACGGCAAATTTACAAATGAAATTCCAGAATACACAGGCCTTTTTGTCAAAGATGCTGATAAAGACATCATTAAAAGGTTAAAACAAGCCAATCACTTATTTCATCAGTCTACTATCCATCACCGCTATCCGTTTTGTTGGCGATCTGATGTACCTTTAATATATAAAGCCGTGACTACTTGGTTTGTATCTGTAGAAAAAATAAAACCTGCTTTATTAGAAGCTAATAACAAAACTTCTTGGACACCCAAGCATATTAAACAAGGTAGATTTGGTAAATGGTTAGAAGGGGCAAGAGATTGGGCAATCAGCCGCAACCGTTACTGGGGAACACCCATTCCTATCTGGCGAGCTGATGATGGAGAGGTTGTTGTTATTGGTAGTTTAAATGAGTTAGAAAAGTTAACTGGAAAAAAAGCTGATGATCTTCATCGCCACTTTATAGATGGTTTAACTTTTGAAAAAGATGGGAAAACGTTCCGTAGAATTAGCGAAGTATTTGATTGCTGGTTCGAATCTGGTTCTATGCCATATGCTCAAAATCACTATCCTTTTGAAAATGAATCATTTTTTAATCAAAATTTTCCAGCTGATTTTATTGCAGAAGGATTGGATCAAACAAGGGGATGGTTTTACACCTTGATGATTTTGTCCACAGCTCTCTTTAATCAACCAGCTTTTAAGAATGTTATCGTAAATGGGATTGTTTTAGCGTCTGATGGATCTAAAATGTCTAAAAGATTGCGCAATTATCCAGACCCTATGGTTGTTGTAAAAAAATATGGAGCCGATGCGATAAGGCTCTACATGATGCATAGCCCAGCTGTCAAAGCGGAAGATTTATGCTTTTCAGAAGCTGGGGTAGAGGTAACAATGCGTCAAGTTCTTATACCTATGTGGAATGCCTATTCATTCTTTGTAACCTATGCGAGAATCTATAAATGGCAACCAAAACAATCACCTAGTTTTCCTAACAACATTTTAGATCAATGGATTTTGTCGTTATTAAATAAATTAGTCAAAGATGTTGAAGAAGGGTTGGACGATTATGATTTAAGTCGTGCTGTAGATCCATTCGTAAGTTTTATTGAACAATTAACTAACTGGTATATACGCAGATCTCGTAGAAGATTTTGGAATGAAGAGGATTCACCTGATAGACAAGAAGCTTTTGAAACTCTCTATAAAGTGTTAATCGATCTTACAAAAATAGCAGCACCTTTTATACCGTTTATCAGTGAAGCTATCTATCAAAATTTAAAGTCAGAGTTTATGCCTGACTCTGTTCACTTATGCTCTTTTCCCGTTTATGATCTAAAAGCTAGAAATGAGATCTTAGAGCAAGAAATGAGCGCTGTACAAATGACAGTTAGTATGGGGCATGCCTTAAGAAAAGATAATAAACTTAAAGTTAGACAACCACTAAGCAAAGCTTATATTGTTACAGCGGATTTAGAAGCGCAACAGTTGCTTAAAGCGCATCAGATGTTAATTTCTGATGAGCTAAATGTTAAAGAGATCGACTTTGTTAATGATGAATCAAAATTTGTTATGCTTAAAGCAAAACCAAATTTTAGAGTATTAGGTAAAAAAGTTGGAAAATGGATGAAACAAGCGCAAGAGACGATCTCCGGATTTTCTCAAATTGAGCTTGGTCAGTTAATGAGTGGGAATAATGTCATCATTCATTTAGGCGGTGAGGAATTTACTTTAACTCCTGAAGATGTACAAGTTGAACGCATAGTGCATGAAGGATTAGTGGCTGCTAATCAAGGCAATATTACCATTGCCTTAGAAACGATGTTAAATGAGGATTTGATTTTAGAAGGTCTTGCTAGAGAGCTTGTGAATAAGTTAAATTCAATGCGTCGCGATGCCAATCTAGCTGTTACAGATAGGATAAGAGTAACCATTGACGCTACAGAAAAAACTATAAAAGCTTATGAATTGCATAAATCTTATATTAACCAAGAGATTTTAGCGGTAGAAGTAATTTTTTCACCAAATGATGGTTTTGAGTGGGATTTGAACGGTGAAAAAACAACTATGGCTATAGTAAAAGCATAA
- the lepB gene encoding Signal peptidase I, whose protein sequence is MPIFKNRTYSLRKSRHVLKWANDWYKKKGYTLPPHQLSFLEDRLEKLDQALLSQNKELASDLAKELEDFGKDKFKKSMFEYSSELFFAVAFALIVATLVRQMWFEPMEIPTGSMRPTFKEQDHLIASKLPFGINQPLSTDHLYFDPSLLHRTGIVIWSGDNIPLPDTDTTYFGIFPYKKRYVKRLMAKPGDIVYFYGGKLYILDKEGKFREELLTADWMKNIESIPFIRFEGDEILNGQKEIVFKQMYLPLAKANFNIFGETSGKIYNGKEWVSDDPLAINNSHDSIKSYADFWGIKNYAMARLLTKEQLQKNGQFPKNMETVPLYLELRHTPNLTYPKPILYQTDYGNRMMIPGMTTIIPLNNEHIKAIMDNMYTARFDVKNGLAKRYSYESRDYNPSINPSFNNLEDGRYEFYYGDAYKIGFGAIEYKLPKTNPIYSYDPLYVQKLFNLGIDFNKAYEPSSAYTLAVPHRYAYYRNGDLYLLGAPILKKDDPVLQQFIKTEEEKAAQSSKERPYVAFIDHGSPVKNGQIDATFMKSFGLKIPEKQYLVLGDNHAMSADSRVFGFLPEANLQGAPAVILWPPGARFGFLPQHPYAIFVTPRLIIWGLVLLILALWYIIHKRRTSRPLFKKIKPEGNKAFKLPS, encoded by the coding sequence ATGCCAATATTTAAAAATCGCACATATTCTTTAAGAAAAAGTCGTCATGTCCTAAAGTGGGCCAATGACTGGTACAAAAAAAAAGGATATACACTCCCCCCACATCAATTATCCTTTTTAGAAGATCGATTAGAAAAGTTAGATCAAGCCTTATTGAGCCAAAATAAGGAATTAGCTAGTGATCTCGCAAAAGAGTTAGAAGATTTTGGAAAAGATAAGTTTAAAAAAAGTATGTTCGAGTATTCTTCCGAACTTTTTTTTGCTGTAGCTTTTGCGTTAATAGTGGCGACTTTAGTCCGACAAATGTGGTTTGAGCCAATGGAAATCCCAACAGGATCTATGAGACCTACATTTAAAGAACAAGATCATCTCATAGCCTCCAAATTACCTTTTGGCATAAATCAACCCTTAAGCACGGATCACTTGTACTTTGATCCAAGCCTACTTCATCGTACAGGCATTGTTATTTGGTCAGGTGATAATATTCCCCTACCAGATACAGATACAACTTATTTTGGAATTTTTCCTTATAAAAAAAGGTATGTCAAACGCTTAATGGCAAAACCTGGAGATATTGTCTATTTCTACGGTGGTAAACTGTATATTTTAGATAAAGAAGGAAAGTTTAGAGAGGAACTTTTAACAGCCGATTGGATGAAAAATATAGAATCTATCCCTTTCATCCGTTTCGAAGGTGATGAGATTTTGAATGGCCAAAAAGAGATCGTGTTTAAACAAATGTATTTACCTTTAGCAAAAGCTAACTTCAATATATTTGGTGAAACATCTGGCAAAATTTACAATGGAAAAGAATGGGTAAGTGATGATCCTTTAGCAATCAATAATTCCCATGATTCCATTAAAAGCTACGCAGACTTTTGGGGTATAAAAAATTATGCTATGGCTCGATTACTAACTAAAGAGCAATTACAAAAAAATGGGCAATTTCCTAAAAATATGGAAACCGTTCCTTTATACCTAGAATTAAGGCATACACCAAATCTTACTTATCCAAAACCTATTTTATACCAAACAGATTATGGAAATCGAATGATGATTCCAGGTATGACAACCATTATTCCTCTTAACAATGAACATATTAAAGCGATAATGGATAATATGTACACTGCACGTTTTGATGTAAAAAATGGCCTTGCGAAGAGATATTCTTATGAAAGTCGTGATTACAATCCATCTATAAATCCAAGCTTTAACAATTTAGAAGATGGACGTTACGAGTTTTATTATGGTGATGCTTATAAAATAGGTTTTGGAGCAATAGAATACAAACTGCCAAAAACTAATCCTATATATAGTTATGACCCTCTTTATGTACAAAAATTATTTAATCTAGGTATCGATTTCAATAAGGCTTATGAGCCATCTTCAGCTTATACATTAGCTGTACCTCATCGATATGCCTATTATCGCAACGGTGATTTATATTTACTCGGAGCGCCTATCCTTAAAAAAGATGACCCCGTTCTACAACAATTCATTAAAACTGAAGAGGAAAAAGCGGCACAATCTTCAAAAGAAAGGCCTTATGTAGCTTTTATCGATCACGGTTCTCCTGTGAAAAATGGTCAAATTGATGCGACTTTTATGAAATCATTTGGATTAAAAATTCCTGAAAAACAATATTTAGTTTTAGGTGATAATCATGCGATGAGCGCAGACAGTAGAGTATTTGGATTCTTACCAGAAGCTAATTTACAAGGAGCTCCTGCAGTTATCCTATGGCCACCCGGAGCTCGCTTTGGCTTTCTTCCTCAACATCCATACGCAATATTTGTTACTCCAAGATTAATTATTTGGGGGCTTGTATTATTAATATTGGCATTGTGGTACATAATTCATAAAAGAAGAACTAGTCGCCCTCTTTTTAAAAAAATAAAGCCTGAAGGGAATAAAGCGTTTAAACTTCCTTCTTAA